From Hartmannibacter diazotrophicus, a single genomic window includes:
- a CDS encoding bifunctional helix-turn-helix transcriptional regulator/GNAT family N-acetyltransferase produces the protein MQPDLAAAVETVRAFNRAYTRQIDVIGDHHLGSPYNLAEARIIYELANREHLTATDLSGDLGLDPGYLSRTIKSLEKRGILARTASPSDARRRELALTPAGQKVADDLRDQSREKTAGLLQALPRDDRTMAVATMARLTRHFAESAPAPILLRPHRIGDLGWILERQARFYHEELGWDSRFETLVARIIADFAEAFDPACEIALIAEQNGLNAGSVMVVRGDDPGTAKLRLLYVEPFARGQGLGRQLVDAAIRFSREHGYQRLTLWTNDPLTTARGLYERAGFTLVEESEHSDFGPAMKGQYWHLPL, from the coding sequence ATGCAGCCAGACCTTGCCGCCGCCGTCGAAACCGTTCGCGCCTTCAACCGCGCCTATACGCGCCAGATCGACGTCATCGGCGACCATCACCTGGGAAGCCCCTACAACCTCGCCGAGGCGCGGATCATCTACGAACTGGCCAACCGCGAACACCTGACGGCCACCGACCTTTCCGGCGATCTCGGCCTTGATCCCGGCTACCTGAGCCGCACCATCAAGTCTCTGGAAAAGAGGGGCATTCTGGCAAGGACGGCGTCTCCGTCCGACGCGCGCCGCCGGGAACTCGCCCTGACGCCGGCCGGCCAGAAGGTCGCCGACGACCTGCGCGACCAGTCCCGCGAAAAGACTGCCGGTCTGTTGCAGGCGCTGCCGCGCGACGACCGCACCATGGCGGTCGCCACCATGGCCCGCCTCACACGTCATTTCGCGGAATCGGCGCCGGCGCCGATCCTCCTGAGGCCGCATCGCATCGGCGATCTCGGCTGGATTCTGGAACGGCAGGCACGCTTCTACCACGAGGAACTCGGTTGGGATTCGCGCTTCGAGACGCTTGTGGCCCGGATCATTGCCGACTTCGCCGAAGCCTTCGATCCTGCATGCGAGATTGCCTTGATCGCCGAACAGAACGGCCTCAACGCCGGGTCCGTCATGGTGGTCAGGGGCGACGATCCGGGCACCGCGAAGCTGCGCCTGCTCTATGTCGAGCCCTTCGCGCGCGGACAGGGCCTTGGTCGCCAACTCGTCGACGCCGCCATCCGCTTCAGCCGTGAGCATGGCTACCAGCGCTTGACGCTCTGGACCAACGATCCCCTGACGACGGCACGCGGTCTTTATGAACGGGCCGGCTTCACGCTTGTCGAAGAGAGCGAGCACAGCGACTTCGGCCCGGCCATGAAGGGCCAATACTGGCACCTGCCCCTTTGA
- a CDS encoding 2Fe-2S iron-sulfur cluster-binding protein, with product MPKITYITFDGNEHVIEAPVGTTVMENAIKHSVPGIEAECGGACACATCHVYVDDAFKEITGEPEPMEEDMLDFAFEVRPNSRLSCQIKVTPEMDGLIVRIPERQA from the coding sequence ATGCCCAAGATCACCTACATTACCTTTGACGGCAACGAACACGTTATCGAGGCGCCGGTCGGCACCACCGTGATGGAAAACGCGATCAAGCATTCCGTTCCCGGCATCGAGGCCGAGTGCGGCGGCGCCTGCGCCTGCGCCACCTGCCACGTCTACGTGGACGACGCGTTCAAGGAGATCACGGGCGAACCGGAACCGATGGAAGAGGACATGCTGGACTTCGCCTTCGAGGTGCGTCCCAATTCGCGCCTGTCCTGCCAGATCAAGGTGACGCCCGAGATGGACGGCCTGATCGTCCGCATTCCCGAGCGCCAGGCCTGA
- a CDS encoding Hpt domain-containing protein: MVNAVPVIDLEHLARQTFGDTALRNYVLGLFLSQSKALIAEGRADPSALGRVAHKLSGSARGLGVARVAEMAATVEALDPDARKDAFARLAACVDEANAAIEALLAS; the protein is encoded by the coding sequence ATGGTGAACGCAGTCCCCGTCATCGATCTTGAGCATCTTGCCCGGCAAACCTTCGGCGACACGGCGCTGAGGAACTATGTGCTCGGCCTCTTCCTGTCCCAGAGCAAGGCTCTGATCGCCGAGGGAAGGGCCGATCCGTCGGCCCTCGGCCGCGTGGCGCACAAGCTCAGCGGTTCGGCGCGGGGCCTCGGTGTGGCGCGCGTCGCGGAGATGGCGGCGACGGTGGAAGCATTGGACCCGGACGCCCGTAAAGATGCCTTCGCGCGGCTGGCGGCGTGTGTCGACGAGGCCAACGCGGCCATCGAAGCGCTTCTCGCCTCTTGA
- a CDS encoding apolipoprotein A1/A4/E family protein, producing the protein MANKQTTNNAADLALTAVEEALSLELALDELQQIPADGSQSPSKDPEDRNGPRATRTRPKTAANDDRRTIGHILYQIQRRPSGGIFWVTLALSALWLAMIAYAATAAFDLHASSFAEFVALLRQPAALNLGALAIVPLFFFWSMALMIWRAQEMRLTSRAMAEVAVRLAEPEETARESVLSVGQAIRREVAAMGDGVERALARAGELEVMVHNEVASLERSYSENEIRIRSLIEELVNQRESVVANAERVRASIAGAHESLASEIQSAGDGLTSRIDETGRALTRNFGEKAEQLTMAFESAGRNLTTIVSERGDEFVSRMQNSSADMTIALSRIADETTAHFAGEGNRVTEALKAAGSEITEHLGSVGNETILELDMRAAQINDRLAATGNEISEQFKTQGEALISTVGVQGRELSDLIGDQTAELRLALVNRTSELKSALSDGSRSLDETLGNRTSELATTIAARTGELEETIVGRTSALEEALTARTGELQQTLEGKASLLDEHLAARTSELREMFEGRTSELTEVLTSSVSGLQESLSGHSVEIETALALGIGRLDQVLGARSDEVASAIDSRVVNLAEALGSGRDAITEALTDKTTEMEMAMVTRSGMIAQALNERTEELSRLLADRSNAIIVAIEERTDHFEKTMEDRTGQLSETIASSVDRIESVVGDGGRSVTEAMNTSSAQFVETISVRADELTAAIIDNGRQVSDHINEANTAVVEALGNRIGELDGSLRQTVDTLLFDFDIRGSDIVERLDRAGAQLTGDVSGRATELVGQLTAVSEEIRKAMSGNGSTMVEGLTESAERIVAALNERGEAIRHIVTEATDTIEASLRDSGGDFTEKLSMIGAEIARAINARGQKVTETITITGNQLVSLLDDRSDALSSSFEDRIRSLDEIVNGRAAALVDSLVARTGEIDQTLDERVTSFELALTTRTRAIQEAIESGSARIDAALGGNVDNLEQLLQGRAETIAEILDSKSGEILGAFDTRTGLFTETLSERLVDLDGRIVRHLEEATGSIATKGDALTTELEQRTAAIDHALDTRARQITETLLSRTRELAQAFSAGQSEMVEAIEGRIEIVAQSLKSKTDEFADTLADRVSDINVSLGSKVFEVAETLDSRAATIEQTLTERLSTISETLSSQTETAREQLAQAMLEAAALLERESGRVREDLVGSVDTAATRLASETDRSRAILEALSNTVSQTIGGEIGRVRDDLEGSLNHFVTSISQQTEQSQALLTSAASDIGTRLSDESTEAHRRFLAAAEQVTGILDRASGRIGQEAIEAREALETASNLLQGSVSTEATHVRTLLNEALSMFANGLGDESEQLRQSVESMLASISGRITSEAEHARQLLLDSYGESAARLAAEREETGRMLTELTGKLADALSGESGRVRVDLLEMIEALNGRISDESDRARAILVASVEEASDRLSTESNRIRSNLLGSTENITERLMQSVQQLETALVSKSDQAASEFDVRAASIASLLSDRIAELREVLDGQGGDIADAVVASVQAISGTIESRGNELESRMRLVGERLVSGIENSSTAATDAISENGTKAAQAISSSSRALLATLDKQSRDIITALQSANGQIGDELVGVLGRIDETSSTLGTVLDRATGNLNRIEQGLARQTGEFRTILDRVVEDTAEGSHLIAANIESLKGISDGVLANISEITGRFETQARQVMNAGRALAESSTQMEGTVGEKQAALAAAAAQLSETANAIGQSMEGFTTLINDTLTTADRRTREVGHALARSADSATSAISEQLKSLSVTAQLESDKTQEAVKGIQAEIVADIGNAIDDAVERFAVAARAMRDASREVKGQLDDIRNEIRSGIDALPQETQESTAAMRRVVNEQLRALNELSDIVQRQSGLEPRVAVNGNASARAARPQSVQNPAPSQRPAPAALAQPVAVAPPPPPPAPAQQPAARAQEPARAGEKGERGWIADLLRRVSDEEEDAAGTTGELERETAKVMEPLSALSGDITRAIDQSTFVELWQRYRRGESNVFTRRLYTLQGQNTFDEIRRRYQRDGEFRKAVDRYVAQFQAMLADRASKDGEGAVQSTLLSDTGKIYTMLAHASGKLG; encoded by the coding sequence ATGGCGAACAAGCAGACGACAAACAACGCGGCGGATCTGGCCCTGACGGCCGTCGAGGAAGCCCTGAGCCTCGAGCTCGCCCTCGACGAACTTCAGCAGATTCCCGCCGATGGATCGCAGTCTCCCTCCAAGGACCCGGAAGACCGGAACGGTCCGAGGGCAACGCGCACCCGCCCCAAGACCGCGGCCAATGATGACCGCCGCACGATCGGGCACATTCTCTACCAGATCCAGCGCCGCCCCTCGGGTGGCATCTTCTGGGTCACGCTCGCGCTTTCCGCACTCTGGCTCGCGATGATCGCCTACGCGGCGACGGCCGCCTTCGATCTGCATGCGTCCAGCTTTGCCGAGTTCGTGGCGCTGCTGCGCCAGCCGGCGGCGCTCAACCTCGGCGCGCTTGCGATCGTTCCGCTCTTCTTCTTCTGGAGCATGGCGCTGATGATCTGGCGCGCCCAGGAGATGCGCCTGACCTCTCGCGCCATGGCCGAGGTCGCGGTTCGCCTTGCCGAGCCGGAGGAGACCGCCCGCGAATCCGTCCTGAGCGTCGGTCAGGCCATCCGCCGCGAGGTGGCCGCCATGGGCGACGGCGTGGAACGCGCCCTCGCCCGCGCCGGCGAGCTGGAGGTGATGGTCCACAACGAGGTCGCCTCGCTGGAGCGCTCCTACTCCGAAAATGAAATCCGCATTCGCAGCCTCATCGAGGAACTCGTCAACCAGCGCGAATCCGTCGTCGCCAATGCCGAGCGCGTCCGCGCCTCGATTGCCGGCGCCCACGAGTCGCTGGCCAGCGAGATTCAGTCGGCCGGTGACGGCCTCACCAGCCGGATCGACGAGACCGGCCGCGCACTGACCCGCAACTTCGGCGAGAAGGCCGAGCAGCTGACGATGGCCTTCGAGTCCGCCGGCCGCAACCTGACGACGATCGTCTCCGAGCGCGGCGACGAATTCGTCAGCCGCATGCAGAACAGCAGCGCCGACATGACGATCGCGCTCAGCCGTATCGCCGACGAGACCACCGCGCACTTCGCCGGCGAAGGCAACCGCGTGACCGAGGCGCTGAAGGCGGCCGGAAGCGAGATCACCGAGCATCTCGGCTCCGTCGGCAACGAGACGATCCTGGAGCTGGACATGCGCGCCGCCCAGATCAACGACCGTCTGGCGGCCACCGGCAACGAGATTTCCGAGCAGTTCAAGACGCAGGGCGAAGCGCTCATTTCGACCGTCGGCGTCCAGGGTCGCGAACTCTCCGACCTCATCGGCGACCAGACCGCCGAACTGCGGCTGGCCCTCGTCAACCGCACCAGCGAACTGAAGAGCGCCCTCTCCGACGGCTCGCGCTCTCTCGACGAGACCCTCGGCAACCGCACCAGCGAACTGGCGACGACCATCGCCGCCCGCACCGGCGAACTGGAAGAGACCATCGTCGGGCGCACCTCCGCGCTGGAAGAGGCGCTCACGGCCCGCACCGGCGAGCTGCAGCAGACGCTTGAGGGCAAGGCCAGCCTTCTGGACGAGCATCTTGCAGCCCGCACAAGCGAACTGCGCGAGATGTTCGAGGGCCGCACCAGCGAACTCACCGAGGTTCTCACCTCCAGCGTCTCCGGCCTGCAGGAATCGCTCTCTGGCCATTCGGTCGAGATCGAGACCGCACTTGCGCTCGGCATCGGTCGCCTGGATCAGGTTCTCGGAGCCCGGTCGGACGAGGTGGCAAGCGCCATCGACAGCCGCGTCGTCAACCTGGCCGAGGCACTCGGCAGCGGCCGCGATGCCATCACCGAGGCGCTGACCGACAAGACCACCGAAATGGAAATGGCGATGGTGACGCGCAGCGGCATGATCGCCCAGGCGCTGAACGAGCGCACGGAGGAGCTGTCCCGCCTTCTGGCCGACCGCTCCAACGCCATCATCGTCGCCATCGAGGAACGCACCGACCATTTCGAAAAGACGATGGAGGATCGCACCGGCCAGCTTTCGGAGACGATCGCCAGCTCGGTCGACCGTATCGAATCCGTCGTCGGCGACGGCGGCCGCAGCGTCACGGAGGCGATGAACACCTCCAGCGCCCAGTTCGTCGAGACGATCTCCGTCCGCGCCGACGAGCTGACCGCGGCCATCATCGACAACGGCCGCCAGGTCTCCGATCACATCAACGAGGCCAACACGGCCGTCGTCGAGGCGCTCGGCAACCGCATCGGTGAGCTTGACGGCTCGCTGCGCCAGACCGTCGACACCCTCCTCTTCGACTTCGACATCCGCGGCAGCGACATCGTCGAGCGCCTCGACAGGGCCGGCGCGCAGCTCACCGGCGATGTCTCGGGACGCGCGACCGAACTGGTCGGCCAGCTCACGGCCGTCAGCGAGGAAATCCGCAAGGCCATGTCGGGCAACGGCAGCACGATGGTCGAGGGCCTGACCGAGTCGGCCGAGCGGATCGTCGCGGCGCTCAACGAGCGCGGCGAGGCCATTCGCCATATCGTGACGGAAGCGACCGACACCATCGAGGCAAGCCTCAGGGATTCCGGCGGCGACTTCACCGAGAAGCTCTCGATGATCGGCGCCGAGATCGCCCGCGCCATCAACGCCCGCGGCCAGAAGGTCACCGAAACGATCACCATCACCGGCAACCAGCTCGTCTCGCTGCTGGATGACCGCTCCGACGCCCTCTCCTCCAGCTTCGAGGACCGCATCCGCAGCCTCGACGAGATCGTCAATGGCCGCGCCGCCGCCCTCGTCGACAGTCTTGTCGCCCGGACCGGCGAGATCGACCAGACGCTCGACGAGCGCGTCACCAGCTTCGAGCTCGCCCTGACGACCCGTACGCGCGCCATCCAGGAAGCGATCGAAAGCGGCTCCGCCCGCATCGACGCGGCCCTTGGCGGCAATGTCGACAATCTGGAACAGCTTCTGCAGGGCCGCGCCGAGACCATCGCCGAGATCCTCGACAGCAAGTCGGGAGAGATCCTCGGCGCCTTCGACACCCGCACCGGGCTCTTCACCGAAACGCTCAGCGAGCGCCTCGTCGACCTCGACGGCCGCATCGTGCGCCATCTGGAAGAGGCGACAGGTTCGATCGCCACGAAGGGCGACGCGCTCACCACGGAACTGGAACAGCGCACCGCGGCCATCGACCACGCTCTCGATACCCGCGCCCGCCAGATCACCGAGACGCTGCTCAGCCGCACCCGCGAGCTCGCCCAGGCCTTCTCGGCCGGCCAGAGCGAGATGGTGGAGGCCATCGAGGGCCGCATCGAGATCGTGGCCCAGTCCCTCAAGTCCAAGACCGACGAATTCGCCGACACGCTGGCCGATCGGGTCAGCGACATCAACGTGTCGCTCGGCTCCAAGGTCTTCGAGGTTGCCGAAACGCTGGACAGCCGCGCGGCAACGATCGAGCAGACGCTGACCGAGCGCCTGTCGACCATCAGCGAGACGCTGTCGAGCCAGACGGAAACCGCCCGCGAGCAGCTGGCCCAGGCCATGCTGGAAGCAGCCGCGCTGCTGGAGCGCGAGAGCGGCCGCGTCCGCGAGGATCTGGTCGGCTCCGTCGACACGGCCGCCACGCGCCTTGCCAGCGAGACCGACCGCAGCCGCGCCATCCTGGAGGCTCTCTCCAACACCGTCAGCCAGACCATCGGCGGCGAGATTGGACGGGTGCGCGACGATCTGGAAGGCAGCCTGAACCACTTCGTCACCTCGATCAGCCAGCAGACCGAGCAGAGCCAGGCCCTGCTGACCTCCGCGGCCAGCGACATCGGCACGCGCCTTTCGGACGAAAGCACCGAAGCGCACCGCCGCTTCCTTGCTGCCGCCGAGCAGGTCACCGGCATCCTCGATCGTGCATCCGGCCGCATCGGCCAGGAGGCGATCGAAGCCCGCGAGGCTCTGGAAACAGCCTCCAACCTGCTTCAGGGTTCGGTCAGCACCGAAGCGACGCACGTCCGCACGCTGCTCAACGAGGCGCTGTCGATGTTCGCCAACGGTCTCGGCGACGAGTCCGAGCAGCTTCGCCAGTCGGTCGAGTCCATGCTGGCGTCCATCTCCGGGCGCATCACCAGCGAGGCCGAACACGCCCGTCAGCTGCTGCTCGACTCCTATGGCGAGTCGGCAGCGCGGCTTGCTGCCGAACGGGAAGAGACCGGCCGCATGCTCACGGAGCTGACCGGCAAGCTCGCCGATGCCCTGTCGGGCGAGAGCGGCCGGGTTCGCGTCGATCTCCTCGAGATGATCGAGGCGCTCAACGGACGCATTTCCGACGAGAGCGACCGTGCCCGGGCCATTCTCGTCGCCTCCGTCGAGGAAGCCTCCGATCGCCTGTCGACGGAAAGCAACCGCATCCGCTCCAACCTGCTCGGCTCGACCGAGAACATCACCGAGCGGCTGATGCAGTCGGTGCAGCAGCTTGAAACGGCGCTGGTATCGAAGTCCGATCAGGCGGCGAGCGAATTCGACGTCCGCGCGGCGTCGATCGCCAGCCTGCTGTCCGATCGGATCGCGGAACTGCGCGAGGTTCTCGATGGCCAGGGCGGCGACATCGCCGATGCGGTCGTCGCCAGCGTGCAGGCCATCTCCGGCACAATCGAGAGCCGCGGCAACGAGCTTGAGAGCCGCATGCGCCTCGTCGGCGAGCGCCTCGTGTCCGGCATCGAGAACTCCTCCACCGCCGCGACCGACGCCATCTCGGAAAACGGCACGAAGGCCGCCCAGGCGATCAGTTCCTCGTCCCGCGCGCTTCTCGCCACGCTCGACAAGCAGAGCCGCGATATCATCACGGCGCTCCAGTCGGCCAACGGCCAGATCGGCGACGAACTCGTCGGCGTGCTCGGCCGGATCGACGAGACCAGCAGCACGCTTGGAACCGTTCTCGACCGTGCGACAGGCAACCTCAACCGCATCGAGCAGGGTCTTGCCCGCCAGACCGGCGAGTTCCGCACCATCCTCGACCGCGTCGTCGAGGACACGGCGGAAGGCTCGCACCTGATCGCGGCGAATATCGAAAGCCTGAAGGGCATCTCCGACGGCGTGCTCGCCAACATCAGCGAGATCACCGGCCGCTTCGAGACGCAGGCCCGTCAGGTCATGAACGCCGGTCGCGCGCTCGCCGAATCGAGCACGCAGATGGAGGGCACTGTCGGTGAGAAGCAGGCAGCGCTTGCGGCAGCGGCGGCCCAGCTTTCCGAGACCGCCAACGCCATCGGCCAGTCGATGGAGGGCTTCACGACCCTCATCAACGACACGCTGACGACGGCAGACCGGCGCACCCGCGAGGTCGGCCATGCCCTCGCCCGTTCCGCCGACAGCGCGACCTCGGCGATTTCCGAGCAGTTGAAGTCGCTCAGCGTCACGGCGCAGCTTGAAAGCGACAAGACGCAGGAGGCCGTGAAGGGCATTCAGGCCGAGATCGTCGCGGACATTGGCAATGCCATCGACGACGCCGTGGAGCGTTTCGCCGTGGCGGCCCGCGCCATGCGTGACGCCTCACGCGAGGTGAAGGGCCAGCTCGACGACATCCGCAACGAAATCCGTAGCGGCATCGATGCGTTGCCTCAGGAGACGCAGGAGTCGACGGCGGCGATGCGGCGGGTCGTGAACGAGCAGCTTCGCGCGCTCAACGAGCTTTCCGACATCGTCCAGCGCCAGTCCGGACTGGAGCCGCGCGTGGCGGTCAACGGCAACGCCTCCGCGCGTGCCGCCCGCCCGCAGAGCGTCCAGAACCCTGCCCCGTCGCAGCGTCCGGCACCGGCGGCCTTGGCCCAGCCCGTGGCCGTTGCGCCGCCGCCGCCCCCGCCGGCACCGGCTCAGCAGCCGGCCGCAAGAGCACAGGAACCCGCCCGTGCGGGTGAAAAGGGCGAGCGCGGTTGGATCGCCGATCTTCTGCGCCGCGTGTCCGATGAAGAAGAGGACGCGGCCGGGACGACAGGCGAATTGGAGCGCGAGACCGCGAAGGTCATGGAACCCCTGAGTGCGCTCTCGGGCGACATCACCCGGGCCATCGACCAGTCGACCTTCGTCGAGCTTTGGCAGCGCTATCGCCGCGGCGAATCCAATGTCTTCACCCGCCGCCTCTATACGCTGCAGGGTCAGAACACCTTCGACGAAATTCGCCGCCGGTATCAGCGCGACGGTGAATTCCGCAAGGCCGTGGACCGCTATGTCGCCCAGTTCCAGGCCATGCTCGCCGACCGGGCGAGCAAGGACGGCGAAGGCGCGGTGCAGTCGACGCTCCTGTCCGATACCGGCAAGATCTACACGATGCTGGCCCACGCGAGCGGCAAGCTCGGCTGA
- a CDS encoding ABC-type transport auxiliary lipoprotein family protein has product MSDAVGRASRLPRGFGKGQGRWLVLFGCALGLAGCSALGATAPAPSIFDLTLASLPQASSYTGRTGAQLLVPKPTAVSALDTSRIVVNPAVGEIEYLKGAQWSDDLPSLVQMKVVRAFEDSGRMRAVGRPGESLAIDYQVIVDIRRFAYLTSPRRMVLVEFGVKLLNDRTGKVLATKVFEAEAPVGVDRAGTVVTAFDAAASKAVGEMVEWTLQTL; this is encoded by the coding sequence ATGAGTGATGCAGTAGGGCGTGCGAGCCGATTGCCGCGCGGATTTGGCAAAGGACAGGGCCGATGGCTCGTCCTCTTCGGCTGTGCCTTGGGGCTTGCCGGATGTTCGGCGCTTGGCGCCACTGCGCCGGCTCCGTCCATTTTCGATCTGACGCTGGCCAGCCTGCCGCAGGCCTCAAGCTACACAGGGCGCACAGGCGCTCAGCTTCTTGTCCCGAAGCCGACGGCGGTCTCCGCGCTGGATACCTCGCGCATCGTCGTCAATCCGGCTGTCGGCGAGATCGAATACCTGAAGGGCGCGCAGTGGAGCGACGACCTTCCGAGCCTCGTTCAGATGAAGGTCGTGCGCGCCTTCGAGGACAGCGGGCGCATGCGGGCTGTCGGCCGGCCCGGTGAGAGCCTTGCCATCGACTATCAGGTGATCGTCGACATCCGGCGCTTCGCGTATCTCACCTCGCCGCGACGGATGGTTCTGGTGGAGTTCGGCGTCAAGCTGCTCAACGACCGCACTGGCAAGGTTCTGGCGACCAAGGTCTTCGAAGCGGAGGCGCCGGTCGGCGTGGACCGTGCGGGAACGGTGGTGACCGCCTTCGATGCCGCAGCCTCGAAGGCCGTCGGCGAAATGGTCGAGTGGACCCTCCAGACACTCTGA
- a CDS encoding MCE family protein translates to MESRANYAMIGSLVLLLVAIGVGFVLWLTNAGEQARRVEMRVVFNGAVNGLTTGSPVLFNGIRIGEVKDLQLDQEAPSTVIAIISVDRTKPIRTDTKAVLTYQGFTGIANLQLEGGSRNAPLLIDSVDPNDGMPTIQAEVSPFQDIIESARNVLSRADSAMGAIDDFISDNGPAFGRTVNNVETFSKALADNSGGVGDLLQNLSDMSKTVGEVSGSLKGSATRLEEILKSVNPDEVQDMVANLDKSSQRLSSIIERAGTIADGINPEDINGAINNVADAAEKLNTLVEHADTLVASVDPKTVTGLVDSARSAVDRIGTLTDEARNLLAAVDRDKVSQIVDQVDTATRAISDVSTTFGPIVADAKDTIGQVGEIVKAVEPDKVRSSIDNVNSFTAKLAGSGDSIDQIVADAKSASASLKQLGDTIDKHQGDVDQTITNVRDLSEQLNGVAKRADSLLVKLGDYVEGTDSQGLITEATEAAKSIREVADTINKSIGPITSNVTKFSDRGLGSFTQLAIDGQNALARLNRVLSSVERDPQQFIFGSPGVPEYAPRRR, encoded by the coding sequence ATGGAATCCCGAGCGAACTACGCCATGATCGGATCGCTTGTGCTGCTGCTGGTGGCGATCGGCGTCGGATTCGTGCTGTGGCTGACGAATGCCGGAGAGCAGGCAAGACGCGTCGAGATGCGGGTGGTCTTCAATGGCGCGGTCAACGGCCTGACGACCGGCTCGCCCGTGCTCTTCAACGGCATCCGGATCGGCGAGGTGAAGGACCTGCAGCTGGACCAGGAGGCGCCGAGCACGGTGATCGCCATCATCAGCGTCGACCGGACGAAGCCGATCCGCACGGACACCAAGGCCGTCCTCACCTACCAGGGCTTCACGGGCATCGCCAACCTTCAGCTGGAAGGCGGCTCGCGCAATGCGCCGCTGCTGATCGACAGCGTCGATCCCAATGACGGCATGCCGACGATCCAGGCCGAGGTCTCGCCCTTCCAGGACATCATCGAGAGCGCGCGCAACGTTCTGTCGCGGGCCGACAGCGCCATGGGCGCGATCGACGACTTCATCTCCGACAACGGACCGGCCTTCGGGCGGACGGTGAACAACGTGGAGACCTTCTCCAAGGCGCTGGCGGACAATTCGGGCGGTGTCGGGGATCTGCTGCAGAACCTTTCCGACATGTCGAAGACGGTCGGCGAGGTCTCGGGGAGCCTCAAGGGATCGGCCACGCGGCTAGAGGAGATCCTGAAGTCGGTCAATCCCGACGAGGTGCAGGACATGGTCGCCAATCTCGACAAGTCCTCGCAGCGACTGAGTTCCATCATCGAGCGGGCAGGCACCATCGCTGACGGCATCAATCCGGAAGACATCAACGGCGCCATCAACAATGTCGCCGATGCGGCCGAGAAGCTCAACACGCTGGTCGAGCACGCCGACACGCTGGTTGCCTCCGTCGATCCGAAGACGGTCACCGGCCTTGTCGACAGCGCCCGCTCGGCGGTCGATCGCATCGGAACGCTGACGGACGAGGCCCGCAACCTGCTTGCGGCGGTCGACCGCGACAAGGTGAGCCAGATTGTCGATCAGGTCGATACCGCGACGCGGGCGATTTCGGATGTCTCGACAACCTTCGGCCCAATCGTGGCCGACGCGAAGGACACCATCGGTCAGGTCGGCGAGATCGTGAAGGCGGTCGAGCCCGACAAGGTGCGCTCGTCGATCGACAATGTGAACAGCTTCACGGCGAAGCTGGCGGGCAGCGGCGACAGCATCGACCAGATCGTCGCGGACGCCAAATCCGCCTCGGCCAGCCTCAAGCAGCTTGGCGACACGATCGACAAGCACCAGGGCGACGTCGACCAGACCATCACCAATGTCCGTGACCTTTCCGAGCAGCTCAACGGTGTGGCCAAGCGGGCCGACAGCCTTCTGGTCAAGCTCGGCGACTATGTCGAGGGCACCGACAGCCAGGGTCTGATCACGGAGGCGACCGAAGCGGCGAAGTCCATCCGCGAGGTCGCCGACACGATCAACAAGAGCATCGGGCCGATCACGAGCAACGTGACGAAATTCTCCGATCGTGGGCTTGGCAGCTTCACGCAGCTTGCCATCGACGGCCAGAATGCGCTGGCCCGCCTCAACCGGGTTCTCAGCAGCGTGGAGCGTGATCCGCAGCAATTCATCTTCGGATCGCCGGGCGTGCCGGAATATGCGCCGAGGCGCCGCTGA